A window of the Desulforapulum autotrophicum HRM2 genome harbors these coding sequences:
- the pspF gene encoding phage shock protein operon transcriptional activator: MSHTYSSLKSTPREALGQSEAFLDFQERLARVAPIDRPVLLLGERGTGKELAATRLHFLSHRWQGPFITLNCASLAPALVEAELFGHERGAFTGADKRRTGRFEAANTGTLFLDEIGAIPIETQEKILRVVEYGRFERVGSSSPIEVDVRIISATNANLVQRCETGQFKPDLLDRLSFEVLFLPPLRNRSGDIRLLADHFAREMARELDRTEPPRFSNEAAALLEAYPWKGNVRELKNVVERAVYRSSHHTIREIIFNPFSSPHGSLPDPPVPVKETMDQQEVPDIFPDFTTMPLKSAVATLEKLLLERALAKSRHNQRRAAALLHLSYDQLRGLIRKHQP; this comes from the coding sequence ATGAGCCACACCTATTCATCTTTAAAGTCCACCCCCCGTGAGGCCCTTGGCCAGTCAGAGGCCTTCCTCGACTTCCAGGAGCGACTCGCCCGGGTTGCTCCCATTGACCGACCGGTTCTTCTGCTTGGAGAGCGGGGAACCGGTAAGGAGCTTGCCGCAACACGCCTTCACTTTCTCTCCCATCGCTGGCAGGGTCCGTTTATCACCCTTAATTGTGCATCCCTTGCCCCAGCCCTTGTGGAGGCTGAACTGTTCGGCCACGAAAGGGGTGCATTTACCGGGGCTGACAAGCGCCGCACAGGCCGCTTTGAAGCCGCAAACACCGGCACCCTTTTCCTGGATGAAATCGGTGCCATCCCCATTGAAACCCAGGAAAAGATTCTGCGGGTGGTCGAATACGGCAGGTTTGAGCGGGTGGGCAGCTCATCGCCCATTGAAGTGGATGTCAGAATTATCAGCGCCACCAATGCCAACCTTGTCCAAAGGTGCGAAACAGGACAGTTCAAGCCGGATCTCCTTGACCGACTCAGCTTTGAAGTGTTGTTTCTTCCACCCCTGCGCAACCGGTCCGGGGATATCCGCCTCCTTGCTGACCACTTTGCCAGGGAGATGGCCAGGGAACTAGACAGAACAGAGCCGCCCCGGTTTTCAAACGAGGCTGCAGCCCTTCTTGAGGCCTATCCCTGGAAGGGAAATGTCAGAGAGCTTAAAAACGTAGTCGAACGGGCCGTTTACCGTTCCAGCCATCATACCATCCGGGAAATCATTTTCAACCCCTTTTCCTCTCCCCATGGCAGTTTGCCAGACCCGCCCGTCCCTGTAAAAGAGACAATGGATCAACAGGAAGTTCCGGACATTTTCCCCGATTTTACAACCATGCCCCTTAAATCGGCCGTGGCAACCCTGGAGAAACTTCTTTTAGAACGGGCCCTTGCCAAGTCCAGGCACAATCAGAGACGTGCCGCAGCACTTCTGCATCTCTCCTATGACCAGTTAAGGGGGCTTATTCGAAAACATCAACCTTGA
- a CDS encoding MaoC family dehydratase, with translation MIGKTIEELTPGDSADFTKTVSESDIYLYAGITGDFNPAHIDQEYASKTFFKARIAHGMLSAGFISAVIAMKLPGPGTIYREQHLTFLAPVYINDTIKAVVEVMDIDPEKKTVTLATRCFNQDNTLVLDGTAIVSPPRRKASPHVPKGG, from the coding sequence ATGATTGGAAAAACCATTGAAGAGTTGACCCCTGGGGATTCTGCCGATTTTACAAAAACCGTTTCAGAATCAGATATCTACCTCTATGCCGGCATAACTGGAGATTTTAACCCGGCCCACATTGACCAGGAGTATGCATCCAAAACCTTTTTCAAGGCAAGGATTGCCCATGGCATGCTCTCGGCCGGTTTCATCTCAGCCGTTATTGCCATGAAGCTTCCAGGCCCCGGCACCATCTACCGAGAGCAGCATTTAACATTTCTGGCACCGGTCTACATCAACGACACCATCAAAGCCGTTGTGGAGGTGATGGATATCGACCCTGAAAAAAAGACCGTCACCCTTGCCACCCGCTGTTTCAACCAGGACAACACCCTGGTGCTTGACGGGACCGCAATCGTAAGTCCTCCCCGGAGGAAGGCTTCACCCCATGTCCCAAAAGGTGGATGA
- a CDS encoding FAD-dependent oxidoreductase, whose amino-acid sequence MRFLIIGGDAAGMSAASKAKRRAPDLDVVVLEQGMDVSYSACGMPYNIADSETGIDALVVRDADTFIHKNHIDLKLGHCAESIDPGAKIVRGMGPDDRPFTLAYDKLLIATGAGPVMPDIPGFDLQGVFPLKSLDHGRRIKHFIGVKNVQKAVIIGMGYVGLEMCEALRARGIEVAMVKPRPRLLPWMNPELVQAVSLELTKNRVAMHPGHAIDAITSHNGALRIECDTMALDADMVIVASGVRPNSRLARDAGLETGISDSISVDDQLRTSDPDIYSAGDCADAIHVVTGQRCWIPLALRANRAGWAVADNVCGVETRLDGVVGTAVFKLFALEIARTGLSPKEAVAAGFDPVEVVVKNNSKAHAQRGATTIYTAMTGDRNTGRLLGVQMVGEQGVAHRINAPAVALHNRMDVQGFFQTDFAYAPPFGPVWDPLLTAANQLLKKL is encoded by the coding sequence ATGAGATTTCTGATCATTGGAGGTGATGCTGCCGGCATGAGCGCGGCAAGCAAGGCAAAAAGAAGGGCGCCGGATCTTGATGTGGTGGTGCTTGAACAGGGCATGGATGTTTCCTACAGCGCCTGCGGCATGCCCTATAACATTGCAGATTCTGAAACCGGGATTGATGCCCTTGTGGTAAGGGATGCTGACACCTTTATCCACAAGAATCACATTGATCTGAAGCTCGGCCATTGTGCCGAATCCATTGATCCCGGGGCAAAGATCGTAAGGGGTATGGGGCCGGATGATAGACCCTTTACCCTGGCCTATGACAAGCTTCTTATTGCAACGGGTGCCGGACCGGTTATGCCCGACATTCCCGGTTTTGATCTTCAGGGGGTTTTTCCTCTGAAGAGCCTTGACCATGGCCGAAGAATAAAACATTTCATCGGTGTAAAAAATGTACAAAAAGCGGTGATCATCGGCATGGGGTATGTGGGGCTTGAAATGTGTGAAGCCTTGAGAGCAAGGGGAATTGAGGTTGCCATGGTAAAACCCAGGCCCCGGCTTTTACCCTGGATGAATCCTGAACTTGTCCAGGCGGTCAGTCTCGAATTGACAAAAAACAGGGTTGCCATGCACCCGGGCCATGCCATTGACGCCATTACCTCCCACAACGGTGCTTTACGGATAGAATGTGACACCATGGCCCTTGATGCTGACATGGTGATCGTGGCTTCGGGGGTTCGACCCAACAGCCGGCTTGCCCGGGATGCTGGGTTGGAGACGGGCATTTCTGATTCCATTTCAGTGGATGATCAGCTGAGAACCTCGGATCCGGACATCTATTCTGCAGGCGATTGTGCCGATGCCATCCATGTGGTCACCGGGCAGCGGTGCTGGATCCCCCTGGCCCTGAGGGCCAACCGGGCGGGTTGGGCCGTTGCAGATAATGTCTGTGGTGTAGAGACCCGCCTTGACGGGGTGGTGGGAACGGCTGTTTTCAAGCTCTTTGCCCTGGAGATCGCCCGAACCGGATTGTCTCCAAAAGAGGCTGTGGCAGCCGGGTTTGACCCGGTGGAGGTGGTTGTCAAAAACAATTCAAAGGCCCATGCCCAGCGGGGCGCCACAACCATTTATACGGCCATGACAGGCGACAGGAACACCGGGCGGCTTCTGGGTGTCCAGATGGTTGGTGAACAGGGGGTTGCCCACAGAATTAACGCCCCGGCCGTTGCCCTGCACAACCGAATGGATGTACAGGGTTTTTTCCAGACCGATTTTGCCTATGCCCCTCCCTTTGGTCCGGTGTGGGATCCGTTGTTGACAGCAGCAAACCAGCTCCTGAAAAAGCTATAG
- a CDS encoding crotonase/enoyl-CoA hydratase family protein, with protein MNQYEFYLVEKRPPLAWVFLNRPEKKNAMGPAAWKESEAVFNDLDNDPDIRAVVIAGKGPSFCVGIDLMGMVGELPELMDNEQKGGIKWKLLPKIKHLQTAISAVERCRKPVIAAIHGHCIGAGLDLATACDIRICSKDATFSLREAAVGFVADVGVLQRIPAIVGQGHARELAFTAKDISADRAKQILLVNHVYDTEENLMANAAILAREIADNSPLAVQASKDVLNFCVGKTVQEGLDYVASMSANIIPSNDLMEALTAFSERRKPKFTGV; from the coding sequence ATGAACCAATATGAATTTTATCTTGTGGAAAAACGCCCCCCCCTTGCCTGGGTCTTTCTCAACCGGCCTGAAAAGAAAAATGCCATGGGACCTGCCGCCTGGAAGGAATCCGAGGCTGTTTTCAACGATCTTGACAATGATCCTGACATCCGGGCCGTTGTTATTGCAGGCAAGGGACCCAGCTTCTGTGTGGGCATAGACCTCATGGGCATGGTGGGCGAACTTCCAGAACTCATGGACAACGAGCAAAAGGGTGGAATCAAATGGAAACTGCTGCCAAAGATCAAGCATCTCCAGACCGCCATCTCTGCGGTTGAACGTTGCAGAAAACCTGTCATCGCAGCAATCCACGGCCATTGCATCGGCGCAGGCCTTGATCTTGCGACGGCCTGCGATATCAGGATCTGTTCTAAGGATGCCACCTTTTCCCTGCGGGAAGCTGCCGTGGGATTTGTCGCCGACGTTGGGGTCCTCCAGCGCATACCGGCCATTGTGGGCCAGGGCCATGCACGGGAACTTGCCTTTACCGCAAAGGACATTTCGGCCGACAGGGCAAAACAGATCCTTCTTGTTAACCATGTCTATGACACAGAGGAAAACCTGATGGCAAATGCCGCAATTCTTGCCCGGGAAATTGCCGACAACTCTCCCCTTGCCGTCCAGGCATCCAAGGATGTTCTCAACTTCTGCGTTGGTAAAACCGTTCAGGAGGGTCTTGACTATGTTGCCTCCATGAGCGCCAACATCATTCCGTCCAACGATCTCATGGAGGCCCTCACGGCCTTTAGCGAACGACGCAAACCCAAATTCACAGGTGTCTGA
- a CDS encoding helix-turn-helix domain-containing protein, whose translation MEQHQFKQIRARLNKTQKEMAQLIGTSIKAVHSYEQGWRKVPHHVERQLLFLLMRQDKKNKNSPPCWEILDCPDELKEKCPAWEFNSGDLCWFINGTICNGKAHKTWKEKIEECRTCPVFSRYFTLDPEPDPEE comes from the coding sequence ATGGAGCAACACCAGTTCAAACAGATCCGGGCAAGGCTTAACAAGACCCAGAAAGAGATGGCCCAGCTCATTGGCACTTCCATAAAGGCAGTTCACAGCTATGAGCAGGGGTGGAGGAAAGTTCCCCACCATGTGGAACGGCAGCTTCTTTTTCTGCTGATGAGACAGGACAAGAAAAACAAAAACAGCCCCCCCTGCTGGGAAATTCTTGACTGCCCGGACGAACTCAAGGAAAAATGTCCTGCCTGGGAGTTTAATTCAGGGGATCTGTGCTGGTTCATCAACGGCACCATCTGTAACGGCAAGGCCCATAAGACCTGGAAAGAAAAGATAGAAGAATGCCGCACCTGCCCCGTCTTTTCCAGATACTTCACCCTTGACCCTGAACCCGACCCGGAAGAATAG
- a CDS encoding PspC domain-containing protein, producing MGKGRFNHQGRGRAGTRSRHPRWNSNFTSLRQDLFRSRSGVLMGVCRGIANRFDLSVHLVRAVAVFLLFVSGFWPVVGLYFLAAFLLKPEPVAPIHSEAEGDFYENYVTSRKAAIRSIHSRFTTLERKILRLEDAVTSREFDWDEKF from the coding sequence ATGGGAAAAGGTCGTTTTAATCATCAGGGACGTGGCCGGGCGGGAACAAGGAGCCGTCACCCCCGCTGGAACAGTAATTTCACAAGTTTGCGCCAAGACCTGTTTCGTTCAAGGAGCGGTGTGCTCATGGGGGTGTGCAGGGGCATTGCCAATCGGTTTGATCTGTCAGTTCACCTGGTGAGGGCCGTTGCGGTCTTCCTGCTGTTTGTCAGCGGATTCTGGCCGGTTGTGGGGCTTTATTTTCTGGCAGCCTTCCTCCTCAAGCCCGAACCGGTGGCCCCCATCCATTCCGAGGCTGAGGGTGATTTCTATGAGAACTATGTGACCTCGAGGAAAGCTGCCATAAGGAGCATTCATAGCCGGTTCACAACCCTTGAAAGAAAAATTCTCAGACTTGAAGATGCAGTTACCTCCCGGGAATTTGACTGGGACGAAAAGTTTTAA
- a CDS encoding PspA/IM30 family protein, with amino-acid sequence MGIFTRFKDIINSNINGMLDKAEDPEKLIKLMIREIEDTLVELKSACAGTMAGRKRVQQNLARAEEKTALWAKRAELAVSRARDDLARQALVERRRFGQVVDSLGEELEELSRLVTQYQEDIVQLEEKLASSREKKRMLVQRHLHARKKRQAQEEIRRMDNSETLARFDAFENRINRMEAEADLVNFGTRPILDEAFESLATDDEIEQELERLKSAGSNPKEEV; translated from the coding sequence ATGGGTATTTTTACAAGATTTAAGGATATCATAAATTCAAACATCAATGGCATGCTTGACAAGGCAGAGGATCCTGAAAAATTAATCAAACTCATGATCCGTGAGATTGAAGACACACTTGTGGAGCTTAAATCTGCCTGCGCAGGCACCATGGCAGGCAGAAAAAGGGTCCAGCAGAATCTTGCCCGGGCAGAGGAGAAGACGGCGCTTTGGGCTAAACGGGCTGAACTTGCCGTTTCAAGGGCCAGGGATGACCTTGCAAGGCAGGCCCTTGTTGAGCGAAGGCGGTTTGGGCAGGTTGTGGACAGCCTGGGCGAAGAACTTGAAGAGCTCTCGCGCCTTGTTACTCAATACCAGGAGGATATTGTGCAGCTTGAGGAAAAGCTTGCAAGCTCAAGGGAGAAAAAAAGGATGCTTGTCCAGCGTCATCTCCATGCCAGAAAAAAACGACAGGCCCAGGAGGAGATCCGGCGCATGGACAATTCTGAAACCCTGGCCCGGTTTGATGCCTTTGAAAATCGCATCAACCGCATGGAGGCTGAGGCTGATCTTGTCAACTTTGGAACCCGGCCAATTCTCGATGAGGCGTTTGAATCCCTTGCCACCGACGATGAAATTGAGCAGGAACTTGAGCGGTTGAAATCTGCCGGATCCAACCCAAAAGAGGAGGTGTGA
- a CDS encoding phage shock protein PspB, whose protein sequence is MQGFCFLGLMFAGGLVFLAIVCGAIILILRMVKGGLSPENRDEKNEEARMIQEIYQGLSRMEQRVDALETILMERRKKEV, encoded by the coding sequence ATGCAGGGATTTTGTTTTCTAGGCCTGATGTTTGCCGGTGGTCTCGTCTTTCTGGCCATTGTCTGTGGTGCTATCATACTGATTCTGCGGATGGTAAAAGGCGGTCTTTCCCCCGAAAACCGGGATGAAAAAAACGAAGAGGCCAGAATGATACAGGAGATTTACCAGGGGCTTTCCAGGATGGAACAGAGGGTGGATGCCCTTGAGACCATTCTCATGGAACGCCGGAAAAAGGAGGTGTAG